From the Longimicrobium sp. genome, the window TCCCCCGGCGGACACGCGCGGCGCCGCGGAGACTCCGCGTCCGGCGCGTCCCAACGACTTCGTGCCGCGTCCGGCGCGCGCCGGCGCTCCGCCGATGCCGAGCCGCACGGGCGGTGCGCCGCCTTCGGCCCGCACCGGCTCGTTCGGCCCGCCGCGCGCCGGCGGTGACGGCTCGGGGCGCAACGTTCCCGGCGCCGGCGCCAACGCCGGCGTGAGCAGCACGGGCAAAAAGGACAAGAAGAAGGGGAAGAAGGGGAAGGGCTCGGTCGACCAGGGGGCGGTGGACGCCAACTTCCGGAAGACCATGGCCGCCATGGACGGCGGCGGCGACCGGCGCAAGAAGGGCCGGGGCCGTCGCGACCTGGGCCCCACGCAGCACGAGCGTCGCGAGGAAGAGCTGCAGCGCCAGCGCACCGAGGAGGCCACCACCGTCCGCGTCAACGAGTTCCTGACGGTGGCGGAGCTGGCCGAGCTGATCGACGTGCCGGCGAGCCACATCATCGGCTCGGCGTTCAAGAACCTCGGGATGATGGTCACCATCAACCAGCGGCTCGACTTCGACCAGATCGAGCTGCTGCTGGACGAGTTCGGCTTCAGCGCCATCCGCGAGGAGGAGTACGCCGCGGACCACGGCGAGGAAGACGCCGAGCCGGACGCCGAGAGCACGCTGCGCGCGCGGCCGCCGGTGGTCACCGTCATGGGCCACGTGGACCACGGCAAGACGTCGCTCCTGGACTACATCCGCAAGACCAACGTCATCGCGGGCGAGTCCGGCGGCATCACGCAGCACATCGGCGCGTACCACGTGCAGCTCCAGGACGGGCGCGCCATCTCCTTCCTGGACACCCCGGGCCACGCGGCCTTCACCGCGATGCGCGCCCGCGGCGCCGAGGTGACCGACGTGGTCATCCTGGTGGTGGCGGCCGACGACTCGGTGATGCCGCAGACCATCGAAGCGATCTCGCACGCCAGGAACGCCGGCGTGCCGATCGTGGTGGCGGTCAACAAGGTGGACCTGCCGGACGCCAACCCGCAGCGCGTCAAGCAGGACCTCCTCCAGCACGGCATCGTGCTGGAAGACTTCGGCGGCGACGTGATGTCGGCCGAGGTGTCGGCGAAGCGCGGGCTGGGGGTGGAAGACCTGCTGGAGAAGGTCCTCCTGCAGAGCGACCTGCTGGACCTGCGCGCCAACCCGGCGCGCGAGGCCGCGGGCGTCGTCATCGAGGCGCAGCTCGACATCGGCAAGGGGCCGGTCGCCACGGTGCTCGTCACCAACGGCACCCTGCGCGTGGGCGACCACGTGGTGTGCGGCCTGTACAACGGCCGCATCCGCGCGATGCTGGACGAGCGCCAGCACCCGGTGGCGGCGGCCGGACCCGCGATCCCGGTGCAGATCCTCGGCCTTCCCGGCGTCCCCAACGCCGGCGACCAGATGGTGTCGATGGACCAGGACCGCGCCGCCGAGATCGCGCAGACCCGCCAGCGGCTGGAGCGCGAGAAGAGGATGCGCATCCGCAGCCGCGGCGTGAAGCTGACGGACCTGTCGAAGATGCTGGCCAAGGGCGAGCGCGTGACGCTCAACCTGGTCATCAAGGGCGACGTGGACGGCTCGGTGCAGGCGCTCTCCGACTCGCTGGAGCAGCTCTCCACCAGCGAGGTGCAGGTGCAGGTGATCCACCGCGGCGTGGGCGCCATCAACGAGTCGGACGTGCTGCTGGCGTCCACCTCCAGCGCCATCGTCGTGGGCTTCCACGTGCGCCCCACCGGCGAGGCCCGCCAGGTGGCCGAGCGGGAGGACGTGGACATCCGCCTCTACAACATCATCTACGAGGTGGTGGACGAGGTGAAGCTGGCGATGGAGGGCCTCCTGTCGCCCGAGCAGCGCGAGGTGCTGCTGGGCACGGCCGAGGTGCGCCAGCTCTTCAAGGTGCCGCGCGTGGGGACGGTGGCCGGCTGCATGGTCACCCGCGGCGTGCTGGAGCGCCGTGGCCGCATCCGCGTGATCCGCGACGCGGTGCAGATCTACGAGGGCGAGCTGGGGTCGCTGAAACGGTTCAAGGACGATGCGCGCGAGGTCCGCGAGGGCTTCGAGTGCGGCCTGAACGTGTCCAACTTCAACGACATCAAGATCGGCGACGTGCTGGAGTGCTACCGGGTGGAGGAGGTTGCGCGCACGCTGGCCGGTGCCGCCGCCGAGGAAGCCGCCCGCGCCACCTGAGCTGAGCCGTGACGGTGGGGGTGGTCGTGTGGGAGCTCCACATCGCCGGGTGCCAGTCCCTCAAGGACAAGCGCCAGGTGGTGAAGAGCCTCAAGGACCGCCTCCACCATCGTTTCAACGTGTCCGCCGCCGAGACGGGGCACCACGACCTGCATCAGCGCGCCGAGATCGCCGTCTGCGTGGTCTCGGCCGACCGGAAGCATGCCCAGCAGGTCCTCTCCTCGTGCGACACGATGGTGGAGATGGACGGGCGGGCCAGGATCGTGGATTCGTATACGACGTACTACTGACGGGAATGGGGAATGGGGAATGGGGAATGGTAACTGCTAACGACCACCCGCGTTGGCTTTTGCCGTTCCCCATTCCCGATTCCCCACTTCCCCATTCCCCATCTGTACATGCCGCGCTTCAAGCGAACCGACCGAATCAACGAGCAGCTCAGGGAAGAGATCTCTCTGCTGGTGCGCGACGCCGTGCGCGACCCGCGGGTGTCGCTGGCCACCATCACGGCCGTGCAGACCTCGCCCGAGCTGGACCACGCCAAGGTGTACTTCACGGCGCTGGGGACCGACGAGGAGCGCAAGGAGCTGCTGGCCGGCCTGCGCAGCGCGGCGCCCTTCATCCGCAAGGCGCTGGGGCAGCGGCTGCACATGCGCCGCATTCCCGAGCTGCACTTCGAGCAGGACCGGGTGCTGGAGGAGGCGCAGCGGATCGAGCAGCTCCTGCGCGAGGCGCTCCCCTTCGACCGTCTCACCGAGACGCCGCCGGACAGCTCGCTGGCTCCCAAGGAAGAGGACGACGCGTGACCCGCGCCTCACGCGCACGGGGGGCTCTCCGCCGGAGCCCCCCGTTCCCCATTCCCCATTCCCCATTCCCCCGTTGTTGACCGGCGTCCTTCCCGTCGACAAGCCCGTCGGTCCCACGTCGCACGATGCGGTGGCCCACGTGCGCCGCGCCCTGCGCACGCGCCAGGTGGGGCACACCGGGACGCTGGACCCCTTTGCGTCCGGCCTCCTGCTGGTGTGCGTCGGCCAGGCCACGCGCCTCGCCGAGTACCTGACCGGCCTCCCCAAGGCCTACGCCGCCACCCTGCGCCTGGGCGAGACCACCGACACCGATGACCTCACCGGCGAGGTCGTCGGCGGGAGCGCGTCGTGGCGCGACCTGACGTACGACAAAGTCGAGGCCGCGCTCCTGCGCCAGGTGGGGACGATCCAGCAGCTTCCCCCTACTTACTCCGCGAAAAAGGTGGATGGCGAGCGCATGTACGCCGTCGCGCGCCGCGGCGGCGAGGTGGAGCGCAAGCCGGTCACCGTCACCATCCACGAGATCAGGGTGACGCGCGTGGAGCTTCCCGAAGTGGATTTCGAGGTGGTGTGCGGGAGCGGCACCTACATCCGCGCCATCGCCCGCGACGCAGGCGAGGCGCTGGGCACGGGCGCCCACCTACGCGCGCTGCGCCGCACCCGCGTGGGCGCGCACGGCATCGAGCACGCCGTCCCGCTGGACGCGCTGGCGGACGAGGATCGCGTCCGCGCCGCCATGCTCACCCCGCTGGACGCCCTCGCCGGCCTCCCGCGCGTGGCGGTGGATGCGGCCGGGGAAGCGGCGCTCGGCTTCGGCCGTGCCATCCCCGCCCCCCCCGACGCGCCGCAGGGAGTGCCGCTCGCCCTCGCCGGCGCGGACGGCCGCCTCCTGGCCATCGGTGAGCGCGCGGGAGACGCCATCAAGCCGCGCAAGGTCTTCCCCGCGGAGGTGGCAGGGTGACCCCCACGCACCGCGACGAGCCGCGGGAGTTCGCCATCGACCCCGCGCTCCCGCCCGCGCTGCCCCGCGACGGGCGTCCGGCCGTGGTGACCGTGGGCACCTTCGACGGCGTGCATCGCGGCCATCGCGAGGTGCTGGAAGAGATCGGGCGGCGGGCCGAGCGGGTGGGCGGGCGCAGCATCCTGGTGACCTTTCATCCGCACCCGCTGCGCATCGTCCGCCCGGAGCACGCGCCACCGCTGCTGACCACGGTCACGGAGAAGCGCGACATCCTGGCGCAGAGCGGGCTGGAGTACGTCGTCTTCGTCCCCTTCACCCGCACCCTCCAGCGCTACTCCGCGCGCCGCTTCGTCGAGGAGATCCTCGTGCGGCGCGTGGGGATGCGCGAGCTGGTGATCGGCTACGACCACGGCTTCGGCCGCGACCGCGAGGGGAGCGTCGGCACCCTGCGCCAGATCGGCCAGGAGATGGGCTTCGAGGTGGACGTCGTCACAGCCGTGGAGGTGGACGGCGAGCCGATCTCCTCCTCCCGCATCCGCCGCCTCCTCGGCGACGGCGACGTCGGCGCGGCCAACCGGCTCCTGGGCCGCTCCTACACCGTCGACGGCGTCGTGGTGCGCGGCGAGCGCAAGGGGAGGGAGCTGGGCTTCCCCACCGCCAACATCCAGGTCGGCGATCCGGAGAAGATGCTTCCGCGCGAGGGGATCTACGCGGTCCACGGCTGGGTGCGCGGCGAGCGGCTCCCCGGGCTCCTGCACCTGGGCCCGCGCCCCACCTTTGCGGGCTTCGCCCCCAGCGTCGAGCTCTGGCTCATGGACTGGAGCGGCGACATCTACGGCGACCGCGTCCGCGTGGAGTTCGTCGAGCGCATCCGCGACATCCTCCCCTTCACCTCCGCCGACGCCCTCATCCACGCCATGCACGCCGACGAGCAGCGCGGCCGCGAGATCCTGGGTTTCACGTAGTCCCCTGCGGGCCGCCCGTTCCACGACACACGTCGGACGAGCGATGCCGCGCGTGGCGGTGTTCGCTCGGCGACCGCCGGAAAGCTTGACCACCATAGGTGCTGCTTGCATCATCTGAGAGTCGCGGATGCAGCACCTTTACCTCTACCGAGCGCCGGACCCACACCTTCGGGACACCTGTCGAACAGCCGATCTCAGCGTCTGGCCGTCTTCGCTCTTCTCGGGCCTTAACGGTTGACCGTCCGCGCCGACCTCCTCATCCTTCAGTCGACCGGAGGCAGCGGTGAGATCCTCCATTGCCCAGCACGAACGCGGCGCACGGAGGCTCGGATCGGAACACGAAAGCTCAGCCTGAACGACTTCCAAGGCGTCTCGGTGAAGGCGCGGGAGAGCTCATCCGCCACGAGCCGGTCGAACACGGGGTTATCTACAGCGCCGCAGGGAAGGCGTTGTACTATGTGCGTAGCCGCCTGGAAGAGCCAAATCGAGTTACGGTCCCATTGGGCAAAGCGGGCTTGCTTCGGGGCAACGTGTTCGTGCACAATCATCCGAGGAGTGATTCCTTCTCTGAGGCGGACATCTGGATGCTGCTGAGGCATGGCGTGAGAGTGGTGTATGCTTACGGCCCGGAGCGGGCTTACCGTATGACGGCGATGGCGGGCACGCGCCGGTTCGGGTATGCTCAAGAGTCTGCGGGACGTGCGGAGCTGCATGCGGCGTTCTGGAGATCGATGAGCCAGGCACGCGCGCGATTCCGCCGTTTCGCGGAAGCAGGCTTGCTCTCCGAACCGGAGGCATGGATTGGGCAGACGCACAGCGTGGCACGCAAGATGTCATCGCACTTCCGGTTTGCTTATCAGGAGATCTGAGCAATGATCATCGTCGAGCTTCCAGTGGCGCCGTATTCACCGCCGGGGAAGATCCAGGAGTGGATAACCGAACTCGAGGCGATGCGTAAGAGTCCTCACGCAGAGCCTTACGATCTCTGGCTCATCGGGGAGTATCTCGTGATGGCGCAGGGTTGGCTCGACGAAGCACAGTCGAGTCTCGGCACCGAGAGTGGAAGCGCGGCCTAACTTGCCGCGGTTCCAACTCACCTAATCCAGGGGCTAAGCGATGATGATCATCGACGTTCCAGTGGCTTCCTACTCGCAGCCTTCGAAGATCCGAGCCTGGATCGCTGAGCTTGAACTGGCGCGCGAGGACCAGGACGCAGAGCCTTTCGACCTGGTGCGCATCGAGCAGTACCTCGTGAGGACACGAGGGTGGCTGGCCAGAGGTGAGCAGCAGGCTTCGCTCGAGAGTGGAAACGCCGCGTAGCCCAGGTTCAGGAATGCTCGACGCCTAGCGGGTATACGCACAGCGTCGCACCCATCACGGCGTGGTTCGCGTGCTGTCGGGGCCGCTCGGCTTCGCATACCTGGAGATCTGAACGATGCTGCTGATCGACACCCCGGTCACTCCCTACTCCTCCGCGATGCGTATCCGTGCCTGGATCGATGAGCTTGAGGGAATGCGGGTAGAATTTCGTGCGGACAGGGATGCGCTTGCCACGATCGAGCAGCATCTGATCACCGCCCGGGAATGGCTCGAAGGCGTGGAGGCACGAACGAAACATAGGGGCGAGAGCGCAGCCTGAGTTGTTCCACCTCCCACGCGGAGACGAGAGCGATGTTGATCGTCGAGCTTCCGGTGTTCCGCACGTAATGCAGCCGTTCAGGGGATGCCCGGCCGGCGCACCGTGCCGCCTCGACGACGCTGCCCTATGAGCCAGGCCGCGATGGCGAAGGCAGCCACAGCCGCGCACCTAGCACCGATCTCTACGCGGAACTCGACGGCCGTGTTGGCGCGATCCGCCTTCGTAGATCTCAGACCGGGCAGTTCCACCACACCATTTTCGGTTCGCTCCGGCCGCTCTGCCGTCGCAACCGGCGCCCGCTCGGGCTCGGCCCGGGGTGGCCCGGTGGCCGGCTCTTCATCCGCCCGAGTTTCGCCCCCCTCACGGACCCCTAGATTGGTGCCCGCTCCTACGGCTTCATCCGCTCCGACGGTCTCGTCCGTGGCTGCGCCCTTTTTGGACCTGCGGCCGAACGTTCCGGTTCCGAGACGCACGGCCGCAGTGGTAAATCCCAGGACCAGGAGAGCCACGCCGGCCGTGTACCCCGTGCCCAGCATGGCGGTGGTGGCGCGGTTCCAACCCTGCGGGAATCTCTCTGCGCCAGGCGCTCCCCTGTATTCGAGGAACGATTTGAAATGGTGTGGACGGACACCCGCCGACGTGCGAGGGGGTGGGTCATTGAGTTGCTGAAGTTCACGGAGGAGCTCCGGTCCGACCCACCGTGAGGTTCCGATCGGAATCACGATGCGGTACTGCGCGTGATCTTCCCCGAACTCGTAGTTGACCGACCGGCTGTCGAGGAAGTTTCGGTAGAGTGCCAGAATCGCGAGGCTGCCTAGAAGGCACAGCGCGCAGAACTCCGCGACCCTGGACACGTCGAATGCCGCGATACGGGGGCTTGCCACCAGAATGAGTATGGCGATCCCCGATCCAGCTATTTTGGCGATCAACGGAAAGGATTCAGCTCCGACAGGATACCACTGTTGCTCCGCAAGCACGTTATAGCCGGGAATGAACTGCACGAGGGCCGAAATCGCGATCAGCAGCAACTTGGCCCCGTTCGCGATTCCGACCGCGCCTTCCTTCTCGGCCGCCTGCGAGGTATCCTCGCTCATGCCCCACCGCAAGAAAGCGGGGTGCCAGCCTGCATCATGTTCAGGCGGACCACGGTGTTGCTGTTGTTCGATGGACGTACGAGCCGCTGGTATACGCGGCCGTACTGGCGCACGACGAGCACGTAGGAGGTGGCATTCCCGCGCCCCCGGACCGGGTTCCCCGAAGTCGTCCGCCCAAGATAGGGCCTACCCGGCGCCAGGATCGGCCTCAGCGCGCAGAGCGCCGAGTTGGACAGCCCGCCGATCGGCTGCAAAACCAGGTACACGTCCGCACCCGGGGCAGTCGTAGTCACTTCCACGGATCCACCCGATCTCGGCATCGAAGCGGTCGGCGGGCTTGGGGGAACGGGTGGAGGAATGGCGGGGGGCGGTGGAGGTAGATCACCCACTAGAAGCTTTGCGCCCAGGGTCAGGCTTCCCGTGGCCGCGTAGCGATCGCTCGGGCCCGCCGCGGCAGTGTGAGCGGGCGTATTGTACGCGCGAAGGGCGCGATCGCTCGGCCCCGCCGTGGCGTCGTATTGATCACGTGAGCTCGCCGTGGTGAACGACGGCGTGGTGATGTGAGCGGGCGAATCGTACGCGTGCAGAGCGGCTTCCGCGAAAAGGGTGAGCCGGTCGCTCAATGGGAGCAACTCGATGCCCAGCGCGACGACGCCCTGTCCGACGGTGGCGCTGCCCGCATCATTCGCAAAGCATACACTGCTTGGGCCCCCGGGTCCTTCGATGCAGGTCACCTCCGTGCCCCTGGAAACCGTGAGGCCGCCTGCGCCGAGGTACAGGTAGGTAGAGGCGATGGATGGGGGGGCGCTGCTGGGAAGAAAGGGACGGAGCACCACCCCGGCATCGTACAGCGCCATGTGGGTGCGGAACGACCCGTTTAGACCCGTCGGAGGGCCGTTCGGTCTCTCCACGGAGCCGGCCGCGTACGAAGCGCTGGCCCGTGCCCCGACTCTGGGGCTGAACCATAAGGTGGCATGCGCACCCGCGGTTACGCCGGGCCCCACCGATCCACCTCCCTCAGAGGTTGAAAACCAGGGAGTGGTATACGCCGCGCCTGCCTGTGCCGCGAGCTCGAACTGGCTCGCCCGGCGCGGCGGAAGCGACTCCTGCGCGCTGGCCGCGTTGGCGGACGCGGTGAGTGCCGATACCAGAGTGGCTGTCACGAGGCGAAAGCTCTGACACATAGTGAGCGGCGCGGGAGAAGCGGGGGCGCTGAAGGGGGCTTGCAGCAGGGAATCCCGCTGGTGCCGGGTTCACGATAAGCAGCGCTTGTTGTATGTCAAGGTTCTTCCCGGTAGGCGACTCCATGCCGGCGCACCACGGGACGGAGTTGTGCAAAACGGCCGAACCCGCTAAATTCCACGGCTTGCAAGTTGATCCAGCGACGTTTCCGAACAAGAAGCATCGAAGGGTCGGCTACTTCCTGATCAGTATCAACTCCTCTGGAGGTTCCGATCGTGGCCGAGACGCTCGAGCGCGAAGACATCATCAAGAAGTACCAGCTCCACGAGAACGACCGTGGCTCCACCAAGGTGCAGGTTGCGCTGCTCACGTCGCGCATCAACCACCTGACCGGTCACTTCCGCGAGCACAAAAAGGATCACCACAGCCGCCGTGGCCTCCTCAAGATGGTCGGCCAGCGCCGCAGCCTGCTGGACTACCTCAAGCGCAACGACCTGGAAGGGTACCGCGCGCTGATCGCGGACCTCGGGCTGCGCCACTGAGATTGGCCGGCCGGCGGCAGCTTCGCGGGATGGCGGCGGCGCGCTTCGGCGTGCCGTGCCCGGCCGTCCGCGGAGGGTGTACGAAGCACGCATGAGCCACCGCGAGGCCGCACGGGGAAGTCCCCGTGCGGCCTTGTCGCGTGGATAGCAACAAGAAGCGGAAAAACAAGGCGATTCGCGGGCCGTGTGCACGGGGGAGCACGGTGCCGCTCGCGGCCTCCCCCGGCAATCCTGCAGAACGGAAAGAGAAAATGGCAAAGCTGGAAAGACAGTTCGCGGGGCGCCCGCTGATCATCGAGACGGGCCGGATGGCCCGCCAGGCCGATGGCTCGTGCACCCTGCAGTTCGGCGAGACGATGGTGCTGTGCGCGGCGACGGCGCAGGACAACCCCACCCACCTCCCGTTCTTCCCCCTCACCGTGGAGTACCGCGAGCGCACCTACGCCGCGGGGAAGTTCCCCGGCGGGTTCATCAAGCGCGAGGGGCGCCCTTCGGACAAGGAGATCCTGGCCGCCCGTCTGACCGACCGGCCGCTGCGTCCCCTCTTTCCGGAAGGGTTCGCGAACGAGGTGCAGATCTTCGTGACGGTGGTCTCGGCGGACCAGCAGAACGACGCCGACGTGCTGGCGGTGACCGGCGCGTCGATGGCGCTGGCGCTTTCCCGCATTCCGTTCGCGGAGCCGGTGGCGGCGGTGCGCATCGGGCGGATCCAGGGGCACTGGGTGCTGAACCCGACCTTTGAGCAGCTCGGCTACAGCACGCTGGACGTGATCGTGGCCGGCACCGAGAGCGCCATCACCATGGTGGAGGGCGGCGCAAACGAGGTGAGCGAGGACGAGATCGCCGACGCGCTGGTGGCGGCGCACGCCGGGATCCGCGAGCTGATCGCGATCCAGCGCGAGGTGGTGGCGATGATCGACAAGCCGGCGACGATGTCGTGGACGCCCAAGGCCGCTTCGGCCGAGATCCGCGCCCGCGTGGAGTCGCTGGCGGCCGACCGCGTGTCGCAGGCGCTGCGCATCGCGGACAAGCACGGGCGCGCCGACGCGCTGAGCACCGCCCGCACCGAGACGCTGGCCGCGCTGGCCGAGGAGTTCCCGGAGGGCGAGAAGGACATCGGCTCGGTGTTCAAGGACCTGGAGAAGCGCACCATGCGCGAGATGATCCTGGCCGAGGGCGTGCGCTCCGACGGGCGCAGCACGGACCAGGTGCGTGGGATCACGGTGGAGACCGGCGTCCTGCCGCGCGCGCACGGTTCGGCGCTCTTCACCCGCGGGCAGACGCAGTCGCTGGGCACCGCCACGCTCGGCACGCAGGACGACGAGCAGGCGTACGACACCATCGACTTCCCCACGCAGCAGAAGAAGTCGTTCATGCTGCACTACAACTTCCCGCCGTACTCCACCGGCGAGGTGCGCCCCATGCGCGGCACGAGCCGCCGCGAGATCGGGCACGGGCACCTGGCGGAGCGCGCGCTGGAGCCGCTGCTGCCGGCGTACGAGGAGTTCCCGTACACCATCCGCATCGTGAGCGACATCCTGGAGAGCAACGGGTCGTCGTCGATGGCGTCGGTGTGCTCGGGCTCGCTGGCGCTGATGGATGCCGGCGTGCCGATGCGCGCCGCCGTGGCGGGCGTGGCGATGGGGTTGATCAAGGAGGGCGACCGCGTCGCCATCCTGACCGACATCCTGGGCTCCGAGGACGCGCTGGGCGACATGGACTTCAAGGTCGCCGGCACGCGCGAGGGCGTCACCTCCATCCAGATGGACATCAAGCTGGAGGAGGGCCTCTCCACCGACCTGCTGCGCGAGGCGCTGCGCAAGGCGTACACGGGGCGGATGCACATCCTGGACGAGATGGACAAGGCGCTCGCCGCGCCGCGCCCGGAGATGTCGCCGTACGCGCCGCGGATCATCACCATCAAGGTCCCCGTGGCCAAGATCGGCGAGATCATCGGGCCCAAGGGGAAGACGATCCGCGCGATCCAGGAGTCGACCGGCGCGTCGATCAACATCGACGACGACGGCACGGTGACGATCGCCGCGGTCGGGCGCGAGGCCGGCGAGATGGCGCGCCGGATGATCGCCGGGATGACCGAGGAGGCCGAGGTGGGCCGCATCTACGACGGTGTGGTCAAGAACACCACCGCCTTCGGGGCGTTCGTGGAGATCCTTCCGGGTACCGAGGGGCTGCTCCACATCTCCGAGATCCAGGAC encodes:
- a CDS encoding polyribonucleotide nucleotidyltransferase, which translates into the protein MAKLERQFAGRPLIIETGRMARQADGSCTLQFGETMVLCAATAQDNPTHLPFFPLTVEYRERTYAAGKFPGGFIKREGRPSDKEILAARLTDRPLRPLFPEGFANEVQIFVTVVSADQQNDADVLAVTGASMALALSRIPFAEPVAAVRIGRIQGHWVLNPTFEQLGYSTLDVIVAGTESAITMVEGGANEVSEDEIADALVAAHAGIRELIAIQREVVAMIDKPATMSWTPKAASAEIRARVESLAADRVSQALRIADKHGRADALSTARTETLAALAEEFPEGEKDIGSVFKDLEKRTMREMILAEGVRSDGRSTDQVRGITVETGVLPRAHGSALFTRGQTQSLGTATLGTQDDEQAYDTIDFPTQQKKSFMLHYNFPPYSTGEVRPMRGTSRREIGHGHLAERALEPLLPAYEEFPYTIRIVSDILESNGSSSMASVCSGSLALMDAGVPMRAAVAGVAMGLIKEGDRVAILTDILGSEDALGDMDFKVAGTREGVTSIQMDIKLEEGLSTDLLREALRKAYTGRMHILDEMDKALAAPRPEMSPYAPRIITIKVPVAKIGEIIGPKGKTIRAIQESTGASINIDDDGTVTIAAVGREAGEMARRMIAGMTEEAEVGRIYDGVVKNTTAFGAFVEILPGTEGLLHISEIQDGRLDKTEDALKKGDAVQVKLLSIDEKGRLRLSRKAALAELAQKGDSQPA
- a CDS encoding DUF503 domain-containing protein, translated to MTVGVVVWELHIAGCQSLKDKRQVVKSLKDRLHHRFNVSAAETGHHDLHQRAEIAVCVVSADRKHAQQVLSSCDTMVEMDGRARIVDSYTTYY
- a CDS encoding bifunctional riboflavin kinase/FAD synthetase, with the translated sequence MTPTHRDEPREFAIDPALPPALPRDGRPAVVTVGTFDGVHRGHREVLEEIGRRAERVGGRSILVTFHPHPLRIVRPEHAPPLLTTVTEKRDILAQSGLEYVVFVPFTRTLQRYSARRFVEEILVRRVGMRELVIGYDHGFGRDREGSVGTLRQIGQEMGFEVDVVTAVEVDGEPISSSRIRRLLGDGDVGAANRLLGRSYTVDGVVVRGERKGRELGFPTANIQVGDPEKMLPREGIYAVHGWVRGERLPGLLHLGPRPTFAGFAPSVELWLMDWSGDIYGDRVRVEFVERIRDILPFTSADALIHAMHADEQRGREILGFT
- the truB gene encoding tRNA pseudouridine(55) synthase TruB, whose product is MTGVLPVDKPVGPTSHDAVAHVRRALRTRQVGHTGTLDPFASGLLLVCVGQATRLAEYLTGLPKAYAATLRLGETTDTDDLTGEVVGGSASWRDLTYDKVEAALLRQVGTIQQLPPTYSAKKVDGERMYAVARRGGEVERKPVTVTIHEIRVTRVELPEVDFEVVCGSGTYIRAIARDAGEALGTGAHLRALRRTRVGAHGIEHAVPLDALADEDRVRAAMLTPLDALAGLPRVAVDAAGEAALGFGRAIPAPPDAPQGVPLALAGADGRLLAIGERAGDAIKPRKVFPAEVAG
- the infB gene encoding translation initiation factor IF-2, translating into MRVFEVAKELSVPAESLVHLLREMDVPIRSHMSDLADEHVARLRTLIERERRLGHKDVGEALEAAIGDVAGAPKRRRRKREETEEAPENASDSTADPVADAAEAIMAEAAEAAAERGAALVTTGGAPPTGVTVVVDSSVVPAAEPGETLEAAPGAAAPVEETVANAPASPPQPAAEDVPPRAAPISARPPSQRTLRPDARPEGAPRQENRPPREPLRPAASSGPAAPPRPTPPPSVRPQAPGGRPGQGGERRPPADTRGAAETPRPARPNDFVPRPARAGAPPMPSRTGGAPPSARTGSFGPPRAGGDGSGRNVPGAGANAGVSSTGKKDKKKGKKGKGSVDQGAVDANFRKTMAAMDGGGDRRKKGRGRRDLGPTQHERREEELQRQRTEEATTVRVNEFLTVAELAELIDVPASHIIGSAFKNLGMMVTINQRLDFDQIELLLDEFGFSAIREEEYAADHGEEDAEPDAESTLRARPPVVTVMGHVDHGKTSLLDYIRKTNVIAGESGGITQHIGAYHVQLQDGRAISFLDTPGHAAFTAMRARGAEVTDVVILVVAADDSVMPQTIEAISHARNAGVPIVVAVNKVDLPDANPQRVKQDLLQHGIVLEDFGGDVMSAEVSAKRGLGVEDLLEKVLLQSDLLDLRANPAREAAGVVIEAQLDIGKGPVATVLVTNGTLRVGDHVVCGLYNGRIRAMLDERQHPVAAAGPAIPVQILGLPGVPNAGDQMVSMDQDRAAEIAQTRQRLEREKRMRIRSRGVKLTDLSKMLAKGERVTLNLVIKGDVDGSVQALSDSLEQLSTSEVQVQVIHRGVGAINESDVLLASTSSAIVVGFHVRPTGEARQVAEREDVDIRLYNIIYEVVDEVKLAMEGLLSPEQREVLLGTAEVRQLFKVPRVGTVAGCMVTRGVLERRGRIRVIRDAVQIYEGELGSLKRFKDDAREVREGFECGLNVSNFNDIKIGDVLECYRVEEVARTLAGAAAEEAARAT
- the rbfA gene encoding 30S ribosome-binding factor RbfA, whose translation is MPRFKRTDRINEQLREEISLLVRDAVRDPRVSLATITAVQTSPELDHAKVYFTALGTDEERKELLAGLRSAAPFIRKALGQRLHMRRIPELHFEQDRVLEEAQRIEQLLREALPFDRLTETPPDSSLAPKEEDDA
- the rpsO gene encoding 30S ribosomal protein S15, producing MAETLEREDIIKKYQLHENDRGSTKVQVALLTSRINHLTGHFREHKKDHHSRRGLLKMVGQRRSLLDYLKRNDLEGYRALIADLGLRH